From Cellulosimicrobium sp. ES-005, one genomic window encodes:
- the lexA gene encoding transcriptional repressor LexA has translation MAGRGTDRARGLAEVRELPDGSAGGDGLTPRQRLVLETIRACVEQRGYPPSMREIGEAVGLTSPSSVKHQLTTLERKGFLRRDPNRPRAIEVVQPDDARRATPLTAAGSAPEPAYDEAHPAPSYVPVVGRIAAGGPILAEQVVEDVFPLPRQLVGEGELFLLRVQGDSMVDAAICDGDWVVVRRQPVAENGEIVAAMIDGEATVKSLRRADGRVWLMPHNAAYDPIPGDDAQVLGRVVSVLRSL, from the coding sequence ATGGCGGGACGAGGCACGGACAGGGCACGGGGGCTCGCCGAGGTGCGGGAGCTCCCGGACGGGTCGGCGGGGGGTGACGGGCTCACGCCGCGCCAGCGCCTCGTGCTCGAGACCATCCGCGCGTGCGTCGAGCAGCGCGGCTACCCGCCGAGCATGCGGGAGATCGGCGAGGCCGTGGGCCTGACGAGCCCGTCGTCGGTGAAGCACCAGCTCACGACTCTCGAGCGCAAGGGCTTCCTGCGTCGCGACCCGAACCGCCCCCGCGCGATCGAGGTCGTCCAGCCGGACGACGCGCGCCGCGCCACCCCGCTCACGGCAGCGGGCTCCGCGCCCGAGCCCGCGTACGACGAGGCGCACCCGGCTCCGTCCTACGTCCCGGTCGTCGGCCGCATCGCCGCCGGCGGCCCGATCCTCGCAGAGCAGGTCGTCGAGGACGTCTTCCCGCTGCCTCGCCAGCTCGTCGGCGAGGGCGAGCTCTTCCTCCTGCGGGTGCAGGGCGACTCGATGGTCGACGCCGCGATCTGCGACGGCGACTGGGTCGTCGTCCGCCGCCAGCCCGTCGCGGAGAACGGCGAGATCGTCGCGGCGATGATCGACGGCGAGGCCACGGTGAAGTCCCTGCGCCGCGCGGACGGTCGCGTCTGGCTCATGCCGCACAACGCCGCGTACGACCCGATCCCTGGCGACGACGCCCAGGTCCTCGGCCGCGTCGTCTCCGTGCTGCGCAGCCTCTGA
- a CDS encoding L-lactate dehydrogenase: protein MTTSTSPQGTGDASTGGPGGGARTTKLAIVGAGAVGSTLAYAALMRGAARTVALLDVNRAKVDAEVADLQHGIQFMPMARVEGSDDVAVCAGADVVVVTAGAKQKPGQTRLDLAEGTIGLMRTILPGLVEVAPDAVYVMVTNPVDIVTYAALKFSGLPPSQLFGSGTVLDSSRLRFLVAQHCGVAVQNVHAYIAGEHGDSEIPLWSSATIGGVPLLEWPGLGGRGPLTADVRDDIAREVVQSAYRIIAGKGATNYAVGLAGTRIIEAVLDDEHRILPVSTLLDGAYGLDDVCLSLPTLVDRRGATERVEVPLSDAELAGLRSSAESLHAVARRFGL, encoded by the coding sequence ATGACGACGAGCACGTCCCCGCAGGGCACGGGCGACGCGAGCACGGGTGGGCCGGGAGGGGGAGCGCGGACGACCAAGCTGGCGATCGTCGGCGCGGGTGCGGTCGGGTCGACCCTGGCGTACGCGGCCCTCATGCGCGGGGCCGCGCGCACCGTGGCGCTCCTGGACGTGAACCGGGCGAAGGTCGACGCGGAGGTGGCGGACCTCCAGCACGGCATCCAGTTCATGCCGATGGCCCGGGTCGAGGGGTCGGACGACGTCGCGGTGTGCGCGGGGGCCGACGTGGTCGTCGTGACGGCCGGGGCGAAGCAGAAGCCGGGCCAGACGCGGCTCGACCTCGCCGAGGGCACGATCGGCCTCATGCGGACGATCCTGCCGGGTCTCGTGGAGGTCGCCCCGGACGCGGTCTACGTCATGGTGACCAACCCCGTCGACATCGTCACCTACGCGGCGCTCAAGTTCTCCGGGCTGCCGCCCTCGCAGCTCTTCGGCAGCGGGACCGTCCTCGACTCCTCGCGGCTGCGCTTCCTCGTGGCCCAGCACTGCGGCGTCGCGGTGCAGAACGTCCACGCGTACATCGCCGGCGAGCACGGCGACAGCGAGATCCCGCTGTGGAGCTCGGCGACCATCGGCGGCGTCCCGCTCCTCGAGTGGCCGGGCCTGGGCGGCCGCGGTCCGCTCACGGCGGACGTGCGCGACGACATCGCGCGCGAGGTCGTGCAGTCGGCCTACCGGATCATCGCGGGCAAGGGGGCGACGAACTACGCCGTGGGGCTCGCGGGTACGCGCATCATCGAGGCCGTGCTCGACGACGAGCACCGCATCCTGCCCGTCTCGACGCTGCTCGACGGCGCGTACGGGCTCGACGACGTGTGCCTCTCGCTGCCGACGCTCGTCGACCGGCGTGGCGCCACCGAGCGGGTCGAGGTCCCGCTGTCCGACGCGGAGCTCGCCGGGCTGCGCTCGTCCGCCGAGTCGCTGCACGCCGTCGCCCGGCGCTTCGGTCTCTGA
- a CDS encoding ATP-dependent DNA helicase: protein MPDVDALLDVAVTRLGGARRDGQHAMARAVTDAIEGSEHLVVQAGTGTGKSLGYLVPAVRHAVATDERVIVSTATLALQRQVITRDLPLVADAVADRLPRPVTIALLKGWHNYLCVHKIAGGYPADEPTLFDLPGESAGAADHPAARGGTSAAALGEQVVRLRAWAEETSTGDRDDLVPGVSDKAWRQVSVTALECLGQRCPLLAECFPEKARATAREADVVVTNHAMLGIAAMGSPGVLPEHDVLVVDEAHELADRVTAAATVDLSVPAIESAARLARRHGGVTTDALDAASAAFGTVVGSLPAERFPDGLPDGARSAVAAVRDAAREILSTLKPETGVTKPAQPDSGLKMAQSTMLQLFEVAERMAADPTGHDVLWCSRPGEGGWSADRFGEGASRLHAAPLGVAGLIRTHLLAERTGVFTSATLALGGSFDAVARTFGLGGGGEGGDADGPRWRGLDVGSPFDYARQGILYVAKALPTPGREASTEHQLDEIAALVEAAGGRTLGLFSSRRAAVAAAEAMRERLDVPILCQGDDQLPTLVREFADDPATCLFGTLSLWQGVDVPGPSCQLVLIDRIPFPRPDDPVKSARARAVEAAGGNGFMQVSATHAALLLAQGAGRLVRSTTDRGVVAVLDPRLVTARYGTFLTRSMPGFWQTTDRDVATGALRRLAALG from the coding sequence GTGCCCGACGTCGACGCGCTGCTCGACGTCGCCGTCACGCGGCTGGGCGGTGCGCGGCGCGACGGCCAGCACGCGATGGCGCGCGCGGTCACCGACGCGATCGAGGGGTCGGAGCACCTCGTGGTGCAGGCGGGGACGGGCACGGGCAAGTCGCTCGGGTACCTCGTGCCGGCCGTGCGGCACGCGGTGGCGACCGACGAGCGGGTGATCGTCTCGACGGCGACCCTCGCGCTGCAGCGCCAGGTCATCACGCGCGACCTCCCGCTGGTGGCCGACGCCGTGGCGGACCGCCTCCCGCGCCCCGTCACCATCGCGCTCCTCAAGGGCTGGCACAACTACCTGTGCGTCCACAAGATCGCGGGCGGGTACCCGGCCGACGAACCGACGCTGTTCGACCTGCCGGGCGAGTCCGCGGGCGCCGCCGACCACCCCGCCGCGCGCGGCGGGACCAGCGCCGCGGCGCTCGGCGAGCAGGTCGTGCGCCTGCGCGCGTGGGCCGAGGAGACGTCGACCGGGGACCGGGACGACCTCGTGCCCGGCGTGAGCGACAAGGCGTGGCGGCAGGTCTCGGTCACCGCCCTCGAGTGCCTGGGCCAGCGGTGCCCTCTGCTCGCGGAGTGCTTCCCCGAGAAGGCGCGCGCGACGGCCCGCGAGGCCGACGTCGTCGTGACCAACCACGCGATGCTCGGCATCGCCGCGATGGGGTCGCCCGGGGTGCTGCCCGAGCACGACGTGCTCGTCGTCGACGAGGCGCACGAGCTCGCCGACCGCGTGACGGCGGCCGCGACGGTCGACCTGTCGGTACCGGCGATCGAGAGCGCGGCACGCCTCGCGCGGCGGCACGGCGGCGTGACCACGGACGCGCTCGACGCGGCGTCGGCGGCGTTCGGGACGGTCGTCGGGTCGCTGCCCGCCGAGCGGTTCCCCGACGGCCTGCCCGACGGCGCGCGCTCGGCGGTCGCCGCGGTGCGCGACGCCGCGCGGGAGATCCTCTCGACGCTCAAGCCCGAGACCGGGGTGACCAAGCCGGCCCAGCCCGACTCCGGGCTGAAGATGGCGCAGTCGACGATGCTGCAGCTCTTTGAGGTCGCCGAGCGCATGGCCGCGGACCCGACCGGGCACGACGTGCTCTGGTGCTCGCGCCCCGGCGAGGGCGGCTGGTCGGCCGACCGGTTCGGGGAGGGCGCGAGCCGCCTGCACGCCGCCCCCCTGGGCGTCGCGGGCCTCATCCGTACGCACCTGCTCGCCGAGCGGACCGGGGTGTTCACGTCCGCGACGCTCGCGCTCGGCGGCAGCTTCGACGCCGTCGCGCGCACCTTCGGGCTCGGGGGCGGTGGCGAGGGCGGCGACGCCGACGGACCACGGTGGCGCGGCCTCGACGTCGGCAGCCCGTTCGACTACGCGCGGCAGGGCATCCTCTACGTCGCCAAGGCCCTCCCGACGCCGGGCCGTGAGGCCTCCACGGAGCACCAGCTCGACGAGATCGCGGCCCTCGTCGAGGCCGCCGGCGGGCGCACGCTCGGCCTGTTCTCGTCGCGCCGTGCGGCGGTCGCCGCGGCGGAGGCGATGCGCGAGCGGCTCGACGTGCCGATCCTGTGCCAGGGCGACGACCAGCTCCCGACGCTCGTGCGCGAGTTCGCCGACGACCCGGCCACCTGCCTGTTCGGCACGCTGTCGCTCTGGCAGGGCGTCGACGTGCCCGGGCCGTCGTGCCAGCTCGTGCTCATCGACCGGATCCCGTTCCCGCGTCCGGACGACCCGGTGAAGTCGGCCCGGGCGCGGGCGGTCGAGGCGGCGGGCGGCAACGGCTTCATGCAGGTCTCCGCGACGCACGCCGCCCTCCTGCTCGCGCAGGGCGCCGGCCGGCTCGTCCGGTCCACCACGGACCGAGGCGTGGTCGCGGTCCTCGACCCGCGTCTCGTGACCGCGCGCTACGGCACGTTCCTCACGCGGTCCATGCCGGGGTTCTGGCAGACGACCGACCGCGACGTCGCCACCGGTGCGCTCCGGCGCCTCGCCGCCCTAGGCTGA